CAAATGGCAGAATTGCTTCTTTATTAGAGGTAGGCACAGGCTTCCATCCGGAAATGACCGGGCGGGAAAATGTCTTTCTAAATGGAGCTATTCTTGGGATGACCCGTAAAGAAATTAAACGAAAATTTGATGAAATTGTAGCTTTTTCCGGAGTAGAAAGATATATAGATACCCCTGTAAAAAGATATTCATCAGGAATGTATGTTCGTCTGGCTTTTGCCGTGGCTGCGCATTTGGAATCTGAAATCCTTATTGTAGACGAAGTTTTAGCAGTAGGAGACGCCGAATTTCAAAAAAAATGCCTTGGAAAAATGAATGACGTTACAAAAGGAGAAGGAAGAACAATCCTTTTTGTAAGTCATAATATGGCAGCTGTTAAGCAGCTTTGCACATCCGGTATTTTATTAAAAAACGGACAGGTTGCCCATCAGGGAGATATCAACAGTGTACTTGAGAACTATATCATTAATGAGCTTTCTCCTAATATTGCATTCAGCTACATTGAGGACCTAAGTAAAAAAGCTCAGATTCAAAAGGTTCGAATTTATAATAATAAATCTGCCGAGACTACAGAATTTGGTCATAGTGAAAACATCAATATAGATATAAGCTTCATTAATAGAAACGTAACC
The nucleotide sequence above comes from Chryseobacterium sp. 7. Encoded proteins:
- a CDS encoding polysaccharide ABC transporter ATP-binding protein; the encoded protein is MLALKAENISKQYRLGQVGTGTLSHDLNRFWYKVRGKEDPYLKIGEANDRATKGDSEYVWSLRDIDFEIEKGDAVGIIGRNGAGKSTLLKLLSKVTKPTTGKIYTNGRIASLLEVGTGFHPEMTGRENVFLNGAILGMTRKEIKRKFDEIVAFSGVERYIDTPVKRYSSGMYVRLAFAVAAHLESEILIVDEVLAVGDAEFQKKCLGKMNDVTKGEGRTILFVSHNMAAVKQLCTSGILLKNGQVAHQGDINSVLENYIINELSPNIAFSYIEDLSKKAQIQKVRIYNNKSAETTEFGHSENINIDISFINRNVTSGIRVNIAVLDKFENVIFIARKVFDEKNENNFTIQIEGGKLIPNTYVLSVAIDTPSVELYDIINGGIQINIIETGHENFLTGDTDNGIITPPVIWM